Proteins from one Chitinophaga oryzae genomic window:
- a CDS encoding helix-turn-helix transcriptional regulator, which yields MRLIQHDDLFIRHFQTREWPFELHNHNHFELIFIHHGSGTHQLNGETFRYEGPCYYALAPEDEHIFYIEEETKYTVLKFTNVYLGQQLQPAAIAQWEQRFQQLIVATRSHGVPVMAKEVLVRISSVMEVIAAEWQLQPVPSNEGVLHLIRGVLALLAGLPAEAEQGPQRSVALTQAMHYIHTHITNPAQLQQEMMAPALQMGKARLQVLFKQELGVSVRDYINEYKSRQIENKLRYSDMSIKEIAGQYGFGDLSHLNKFFRKMKGTNPRSYRTQLKSGKGA from the coding sequence ATGCGACTGATCCAGCACGACGATTTGTTTATCCGGCATTTTCAGACACGGGAGTGGCCCTTTGAACTGCACAACCACAATCATTTTGAACTGATATTCATTCATCACGGAAGCGGTACGCACCAGCTGAACGGGGAGACCTTCCGATATGAAGGCCCCTGTTATTATGCGCTGGCGCCGGAAGATGAGCATATCTTTTATATTGAAGAAGAGACGAAATACACGGTGCTGAAGTTTACCAATGTGTATCTCGGCCAACAGTTGCAGCCGGCGGCCATCGCGCAGTGGGAGCAGCGTTTTCAGCAGCTGATCGTGGCCACGCGTTCGCATGGCGTACCGGTGATGGCGAAAGAGGTGCTGGTCCGTATCAGCAGTGTGATGGAGGTGATTGCAGCGGAATGGCAGCTGCAGCCGGTACCTTCCAATGAAGGGGTGTTGCACCTGATACGTGGTGTGCTGGCGTTGCTGGCGGGACTGCCGGCAGAAGCGGAACAGGGCCCGCAGCGTTCCGTGGCGCTCACGCAGGCGATGCATTATATCCATACGCATATTACCAACCCCGCTCAATTACAGCAGGAGATGATGGCGCCGGCGTTGCAGATGGGAAAAGCGCGGCTGCAGGTATTGTTCAAGCAGGAACTGGGCGTCTCTGTCCGCGATTATATCAACGAATACAAAAGCCGGCAGATCGAAAACAAGCTCCGCTACAGTGACATGAGTATTAAGGAAATTGCCGGCCAGTATGGGTTTGGCGACCTCAGTCATCTCAATAAATTCTTCCGCAAAATGAAGGGGACCAATCCCCGTTCCTACCGTACGCAGTTAAAGTCAGGTAAGGGCGCCTGA
- a CDS encoding metallophosphoesterase family protein, protein MMKIAVISDIHGNLPALQAVLEDISRYGADQIYCLGDLTDAAPWHNEVIAQIRALRIPTIMGNHDERIAYDLPVKPLAKHGPEERAARITAIEYTRNTITADHKQFLRTLPSLLHLRFGQHRLLLAHGSPESNETYLYADHPEAALLDMMEKAHADVLIIGHTHVSYIRPIGYGQKLVINTGSAGRSKEADRRAAYLRLEIRDPHAATLPELLRATIQKVAYNMELTTTGIRNSPVPDFYADFLSGALT, encoded by the coding sequence ATGATGAAAATAGCCGTTATCAGCGATATCCATGGTAACCTGCCCGCCCTTCAGGCGGTACTGGAAGATATTTCCCGCTATGGCGCCGATCAGATCTACTGCCTGGGCGATCTTACCGATGCCGCCCCCTGGCATAACGAGGTCATAGCCCAAATCCGCGCCCTGCGCATTCCCACTATCATGGGCAATCACGATGAACGCATCGCATACGATCTCCCGGTAAAACCACTCGCCAAACACGGCCCGGAAGAACGCGCCGCCCGCATCACCGCCATTGAATACACCCGCAATACCATCACGGCCGATCATAAACAGTTTCTTCGCACGTTGCCTTCGCTGCTGCACCTCCGCTTTGGCCAACACCGGCTGCTGCTCGCCCACGGCAGCCCCGAAAGCAACGAGACCTACCTCTATGCCGATCACCCGGAAGCAGCGCTGCTGGACATGATGGAAAAGGCGCATGCAGACGTCCTCATTATCGGCCATACCCACGTATCGTATATCCGCCCCATCGGTTACGGACAGAAACTGGTGATCAATACCGGCTCGGCCGGACGCAGCAAAGAAGCCGACAGACGGGCAGCTTACCTGCGCCTCGAGATCCGCGACCCGCACGCCGCTACACTGCCGGAACTGCTCCGGGCAACCATACAAAAAGTAGCATATAATATGGAACTAACGACAACGGGCATACGCAACAGCCCCGTTCCGGACTTTTATGCCGATTTCCTGTCAGGCGCCCTTACCTGA
- a CDS encoding 3-keto-disaccharide hydrolase translates to MRRNILVLGMSGLLTLGAMAPAMASGRTQPGTTQAPTDAKALIGRWDITIDENGKPAPSWLEVKLSGFKTLVGYFVGTSGSARPVAKVNFDNGKFSFSIPPQWESGNQDFLIEGELTDAGIQGTITTSEGKKYNWKGVKAPYLKKTGAVAWGKPINLFNGKDLTGWKAAGKENQWIVKDGILTSPHSGANLVSEQKFTDFKLHAEFRYQKGSNSGIYLRGRHEVQIEDSNPDTHPSSVLFSGVYGFLAPSEINALGPDKWQTYDITLTGRMVTIVVNGKTVINNQEIPGITGGALDSNEGEPGPIYIQGDHGPIEFRKLVITPAK, encoded by the coding sequence ATGCGCAGAAACATCCTGGTACTCGGCATGAGCGGCTTGTTAACACTGGGAGCCATGGCTCCGGCAATGGCCTCCGGCCGTACGCAGCCCGGCACCACCCAGGCGCCCACCGACGCTAAAGCACTGATTGGCCGCTGGGACATCACCATCGACGAAAACGGCAAACCTGCCCCTTCCTGGCTGGAAGTAAAGCTCTCCGGCTTCAAAACCCTCGTGGGATATTTTGTAGGCACCTCCGGCAGCGCCCGCCCCGTCGCTAAAGTGAACTTCGACAACGGCAAATTCAGCTTCTCCATCCCGCCACAATGGGAAAGCGGCAACCAGGACTTCCTCATCGAAGGCGAACTGACCGACGCCGGCATCCAGGGCACCATCACCACCAGCGAAGGCAAAAAATACAACTGGAAAGGCGTAAAAGCCCCTTACCTGAAAAAAACCGGCGCTGTTGCCTGGGGTAAACCCATCAACCTGTTCAACGGTAAAGATCTCACCGGATGGAAAGCCGCCGGCAAAGAAAACCAATGGATCGTGAAAGATGGCATCCTCACCAGCCCTCACTCCGGCGCCAACCTGGTGTCCGAACAGAAATTCACCGACTTCAAACTGCACGCTGAATTCAGATACCAGAAAGGCAGCAATAGCGGCATCTACCTGAGAGGCCGTCATGAAGTACAGATCGAAGACAGCAATCCGGACACTCACCCGTCCAGCGTGCTTTTCAGCGGTGTGTACGGCTTCCTCGCCCCCAGCGAAATCAACGCCCTCGGACCCGATAAATGGCAGACCTACGACATCACCCTCACAGGTCGCATGGTCACCATCGTGGTAAATGGTAAAACCGTCATCAACAACCAGGAAATACCCGGCATCACCGGCGGCGCGCTGGACAGCAACGAAGGCGAACCCGGTCCGATCTACATCCAGGGCGACCACGGTCCGATTGAATTCAGGAAACTCGTGATCACCCCCGCTAAATAG
- a CDS encoding RNA polymerase sigma factor, which produces MDAAISTDQFLSVMEAHKGIIYKVAGAWCRQEEDRKDLVQEIIIQLWKAFGHYNSGQAQYSTWVYRIALNVAISFYRRETRRKAATGTLETAVLEMVDTGPGKETDERLQWLQRFIHNLRELDRALILLYLEEKSHQEIADILGISVTNVATKIGRIKDLLRQQFSRIKT; this is translated from the coding sequence ATGGATGCAGCTATTAGTACAGACCAGTTCCTGTCCGTCATGGAGGCGCACAAGGGCATCATTTATAAGGTGGCCGGCGCCTGGTGCAGGCAGGAGGAGGACAGGAAAGACCTGGTCCAGGAGATTATAATACAGTTATGGAAAGCATTTGGGCATTATAACAGCGGGCAGGCGCAGTACAGTACCTGGGTATACCGTATTGCGCTGAATGTGGCCATTTCTTTTTACCGCCGGGAGACCCGCCGGAAAGCGGCGACGGGGACGCTGGAGACGGCAGTGCTGGAAATGGTGGACACCGGGCCGGGGAAGGAAACGGATGAGCGGCTGCAGTGGCTGCAGCGGTTTATTCATAACCTCAGGGAGCTGGACCGTGCGCTGATACTATTATACCTTGAAGAAAAAAGCCATCAGGAGATTGCGGACATACTGGGCATTTCCGTGACGAATGTGGCGACAAAGATCGGCAGGATCAAAGACCTGCTGAGGCAGCAATTTTCACGTATTAAAACGTAA
- the xth gene encoding exodeoxyribonuclease III — protein sequence MKIATYNVNGINARLPVLLRWLKESAPDVACLQELKAPQEKFPESAIREAGYDVIWHGQKSWNGIAILSKVGKPQEIRRTLPGDEEDVHSRYMEAAINGVLIGCLYLPNGNPAPGPKFDYKLSWFKRLTDHAKELLAQKTPVILTGDYNVMPTDLDVYKPERWVDDALFRPEVKSAFHALVAQGWTDAIRKLYPDQKIYTFWDYFRNAYERDAGLRIDHFLLSPEVDKRLIAAGVDRHVRGWEKSSDHAPVWVELKGA from the coding sequence ATGAAAATAGCTACTTATAATGTCAATGGTATCAATGCCCGTTTGCCGGTGCTGCTACGCTGGCTGAAAGAGTCTGCCCCTGACGTGGCTTGTCTGCAGGAACTGAAAGCGCCGCAGGAGAAGTTCCCCGAATCGGCCATCCGGGAAGCAGGATATGATGTGATATGGCATGGCCAGAAAAGCTGGAATGGTATTGCGATCCTGTCGAAAGTGGGAAAGCCGCAGGAAATCAGAAGAACGCTGCCGGGAGATGAGGAAGATGTGCACAGCCGGTATATGGAAGCGGCTATCAACGGCGTACTGATCGGGTGCCTGTACCTGCCTAATGGCAATCCTGCACCGGGACCTAAATTCGATTATAAGCTCAGCTGGTTTAAACGGCTGACGGACCACGCAAAGGAACTGCTTGCGCAAAAAACACCGGTCATCCTTACGGGCGATTATAATGTGATGCCTACCGACCTCGATGTGTATAAGCCGGAGCGCTGGGTAGACGACGCCCTGTTCAGGCCGGAAGTGAAATCAGCTTTCCATGCGCTGGTAGCACAGGGATGGACAGACGCTATCCGCAAGCTGTATCCGGATCAGAAGATCTATACTTTCTGGGATTACTTTCGTAATGCCTATGAAAGGGATGCCGGCCTGCGGATCGATCATTTTCTGCTGAGCCCCGAGGTAGATAAACGCCTGATAGCGGCGGGCGTCGACCGTCATGTGCGGGGATGGGAGAAGTCCAGCGATCATGCGCCGGTATGGGTGGAATTAAAAGGCGCGTAA
- a CDS encoding thioredoxin family protein, translated as MNFTDYLQLFENILQDADPKAPYNNPDYLNYTKLNWSRQQRWLKTGVITDAMAAAVKNITAPQQWVIITEPWCGDAAHIVPFLYKIAALNPLVTIDIQQRDTPPFLIEQYLTNGTKSIPKLVIRDSDGNDMAVWGPRPAGCQVLYNKLKEEKADFERMKIELQQWYNEDKGKSLQAELLEVLTQVQKVSLA; from the coding sequence ATGAATTTTACAGACTATTTGCAGCTGTTTGAAAACATCCTGCAGGACGCAGATCCGAAAGCACCTTACAACAATCCCGACTACCTCAACTACACCAAACTTAACTGGTCGAGGCAACAGCGCTGGCTGAAGACCGGCGTTATTACCGACGCGATGGCCGCCGCCGTTAAAAATATCACCGCACCTCAACAGTGGGTGATCATCACCGAACCGTGGTGTGGCGATGCCGCGCACATTGTTCCGTTCCTGTATAAAATCGCAGCCTTAAATCCGCTGGTCACCATAGACATACAACAACGCGATACGCCGCCTTTCCTGATAGAACAATACCTCACCAACGGCACCAAGTCCATCCCGAAACTGGTCATCCGTGACAGTGACGGCAACGACATGGCCGTATGGGGACCCAGGCCGGCAGGTTGCCAGGTATTGTATAACAAACTGAAAGAAGAAAAAGCGGATTTCGAGCGGATGAAGATCGAACTGCAGCAGTGGTACAACGAAGACAAAGGCAAAAGCTTACAGGCGGAATTGCTGGAAGTACTGACACAGGTGCAGAAAGTCAGCCTCGCCTGA
- a CDS encoding 5'-methylthioadenosine/S-adenosylhomocysteine nucleosidase family protein, giving the protein MIHGPSAQPQHITNLLNQRPLFVFALSSEAAEEFNEDNILIAGIGKVNAAFNLTKKIQEERPGLIVNLGSAGSCTFKRGEVVCCNRFIQRDMDVTGLGYRKYETPFSNLEPVLEYGIQLDGFPSGICGTGDNFETAHVAADYNVLDMEAYSLAMVAMKENIPFLCLKYITDGADGGAAEEWTEQVHHAAAAFRKIISGLQQ; this is encoded by the coding sequence ATGATCCATGGACCGTCGGCACAGCCGCAACACATCACCAACCTGTTGAACCAGCGACCGCTTTTTGTTTTTGCGCTCAGCTCTGAAGCTGCAGAAGAATTCAACGAAGACAATATCCTGATTGCAGGCATCGGAAAAGTGAATGCTGCTTTTAACCTGACGAAGAAAATACAGGAAGAAAGGCCCGGCCTGATCGTTAACCTGGGCTCCGCCGGCAGCTGCACTTTCAAACGTGGCGAAGTAGTATGCTGTAACCGGTTTATTCAACGGGACATGGACGTCACCGGCCTCGGTTACCGTAAATATGAAACGCCATTCTCCAACCTGGAACCGGTGCTGGAATACGGCATTCAGCTGGACGGTTTTCCCTCCGGCATCTGCGGCACCGGCGACAACTTCGAGACAGCACACGTGGCTGCCGATTATAATGTCCTCGACATGGAAGCATATTCCCTCGCGATGGTAGCAATGAAAGAGAATATACCTTTTCTGTGCCTGAAATATATCACGGATGGCGCCGACGGCGGTGCAGCAGAAGAGTGGACCGAACAGGTACACCACGCCGCAGCAGCCTTCCGGAAGATTATCTCCGGCCTTCAACAATAA
- a CDS encoding SRPBCC domain-containing protein produces MDPLQQFNDTLGQWVAFLDDYSLEMICRPTKAAAWSLGQVYQHIIDDTGWYVEQVAAALTANEHQHEPITEEGRKILAHGFPDVQIAGPATNTFIPQPESIDQLRQGLLSIQQSVAAVCRNVDIDSATGKTQHPGLGYFTAGEWLRFAVVHMQHHLRQKKRIDAQLFAGNTVNKSVFIQAPAATVWEMLTNPEKINLWMMDSPVHIQSGWKAGSPLVFTGDLHGIPYINKGVILAFEPEQLLSYTHWSSLSERPDEPEQYGIITFRLNAADTGTMLDFTQTNTGKYATDRHINYYWGTALALIKKRCEAAV; encoded by the coding sequence ATGGACCCACTGCAACAATTTAACGATACCCTCGGCCAATGGGTGGCCTTTCTGGACGATTATTCACTGGAGATGATCTGCAGGCCCACAAAGGCGGCGGCATGGTCGCTCGGGCAGGTATACCAGCATATCATCGACGATACCGGTTGGTACGTTGAACAAGTGGCTGCGGCATTGACGGCTAATGAGCACCAACATGAGCCTATAACGGAAGAAGGCCGGAAGATACTGGCCCACGGGTTTCCGGACGTGCAGATTGCCGGTCCGGCTACCAACACATTTATTCCGCAACCGGAAAGCATCGACCAGCTGCGGCAGGGATTATTATCTATCCAACAGTCAGTGGCAGCGGTGTGCCGCAACGTTGATATTGACAGTGCCACCGGGAAAACACAGCATCCGGGGCTGGGATATTTCACGGCGGGGGAGTGGCTGCGTTTCGCAGTGGTGCACATGCAGCATCACCTGCGGCAGAAAAAGCGGATAGATGCGCAGTTGTTTGCCGGTAATACGGTGAACAAGTCGGTGTTCATTCAGGCGCCGGCAGCCACGGTGTGGGAGATGCTGACCAACCCGGAAAAGATAAATTTATGGATGATGGATTCCCCGGTGCATATTCAGTCCGGCTGGAAAGCAGGTAGCCCGCTGGTGTTCACCGGCGATCTGCACGGCATCCCTTATATAAACAAAGGGGTGATCCTGGCGTTCGAACCGGAACAGCTACTGTCATATACCCATTGGAGCTCTCTTTCCGAAAGACCGGATGAACCGGAACAATACGGGATCATTACCTTCCGCCTGAATGCTGCAGATACAGGCACTATGCTTGATTTTACGCAGACCAACACCGGTAAATATGCTACGGACAGGCATATCAACTACTACTGGGGCACAGCGTTGGCGTTGATCAAAAAACGTTGTGAGGCGGCAGTTTAA
- the asnA gene encoding aspartate--ammonia ligase yields MITLTAKTNDILHLEKGISLIKDYFPARLSQRLSLTKVSAPLFVQSGTGFNDDLNGVEKPVKFNLKNIPYPVEIVQSLAKWKRMRLYQLGLEPEQGIVTDMRAIRPDEVVSPVHSFYVDQWDWEKRILPEHRRISYLKDTVAQIYQAVLDTNAMLEEAHEKTLDLPSSVYFIDSETLLQRYPGLTPKERENRIAKEYGAVFIMGIGGLLSDQAVHDDRAPDYDDWSTANEEGFNGLNGDLILWNPVMNSALELSSMGIRVDAGSLREQLSLKDCGHRSELLFHSNVLNEVYPLSMGGGIGQSRLCMFLLQRKHISDVQSGIWPEGQL; encoded by the coding sequence ATGATCACATTAACTGCAAAAACAAACGATATTCTCCACCTGGAGAAGGGAATATCCCTCATCAAAGATTATTTCCCGGCACGCCTCAGCCAACGGCTGTCGCTGACCAAAGTGTCTGCCCCTCTGTTCGTTCAATCCGGTACCGGCTTTAACGACGACCTCAATGGCGTGGAAAAACCCGTAAAGTTCAACCTGAAAAATATTCCCTACCCGGTGGAAATTGTTCAGTCGCTGGCCAAATGGAAGCGTATGCGTCTGTATCAACTGGGACTGGAGCCGGAACAGGGCATCGTAACAGACATGCGGGCTATCCGTCCGGATGAAGTGGTGTCGCCGGTTCACAGCTTTTACGTAGACCAATGGGATTGGGAGAAACGCATCCTGCCGGAACACCGCCGTATCAGTTACCTGAAAGACACGGTAGCGCAGATCTACCAGGCGGTCCTCGATACCAATGCCATGCTGGAAGAAGCGCATGAAAAGACGCTTGACCTGCCTTCATCTGTTTATTTTATCGACAGCGAAACATTACTGCAACGTTATCCGGGCCTTACACCCAAAGAGAGGGAGAACCGTATCGCCAAAGAATATGGCGCTGTGTTTATTATGGGCATTGGCGGCCTGTTGTCTGACCAGGCGGTACATGACGATCGTGCCCCGGATTATGACGACTGGTCCACAGCCAACGAAGAAGGTTTCAATGGCCTGAACGGTGACCTGATCCTCTGGAACCCGGTTATGAACAGTGCGCTGGAACTGTCTTCCATGGGTATCCGGGTAGACGCCGGCTCCCTGCGTGAACAGCTGTCGCTGAAAGACTGTGGCCATCGCAGCGAATTGTTGTTCCACAGCAATGTACTGAACGAGGTATACCCGTTGAGTATGGGGGGCGGTATCGGGCAGTCACGCCTCTGTATGTTCCTGCTGCAACGTAAACATATCTCAGACGTGCAGTCCGGTATCTGGCCGGAAGGTCAACTATAA
- the cobA gene encoding uroporphyrinogen-III C-methyltransferase: MITPFLSLVGAGPGDPELITLKAINVIRQADVVLYDALVHPALLDYAPPQAVRQFVGKRCGSHSLPQEEINRLIVTMARQYGHVVRLKGGDPFIFGRATEEIMVARQHHIGVAVIPGISSVTAVPASQMIPLTSRGLAESFWVTTGTTRSGRLSDDIELAARSSATVVILMGMHHLGDILQIFIRQGKQHTPAAIIQEGTTPQANIVTGTVADIQARAQAAAIGPPAIIIIGEVVPSLSRKHP; the protein is encoded by the coding sequence ATGATAACACCCTTTTTATCTCTGGTAGGCGCTGGTCCGGGGGACCCGGAGCTGATCACCCTGAAAGCCATCAACGTGATCCGGCAGGCGGACGTGGTCTTATATGATGCACTGGTACATCCGGCCCTGCTGGACTATGCGCCGCCACAGGCGGTCCGGCAGTTTGTAGGCAAGCGTTGCGGCAGCCACAGCCTGCCGCAGGAAGAAATTAACCGGTTGATTGTAACGATGGCCCGGCAGTATGGCCATGTAGTGCGCCTCAAAGGAGGAGATCCTTTTATTTTCGGCAGGGCAACGGAGGAAATAATGGTTGCCCGGCAGCATCATATAGGCGTGGCGGTTATTCCCGGCATCAGCAGCGTAACGGCGGTACCTGCTTCACAAATGATACCGCTGACCAGCAGGGGGCTGGCGGAAAGTTTCTGGGTGACGACCGGCACCACCCGGTCCGGCCGGCTGTCGGACGATATTGAGCTGGCCGCCCGGTCCAGCGCCACGGTCGTCATCCTGATGGGCATGCACCACCTCGGAGACATCCTGCAAATCTTCATCCGGCAGGGTAAACAACACACGCCGGCAGCCATTATACAGGAGGGCACCACGCCGCAGGCCAACATAGTCACAGGTACAGTCGCCGATATCCAGGCACGCGCACAGGCAGCAGCTATCGGTCCGCCGGCTATTATTATTATAGGAGAGGTGGTTCCTTCCTTATCCCGGAAGCATCCATAA
- the nirB gene encoding nitrite reductase large subunit NirB, whose translation MKIVVIGNGMVGYKFCEKMLAKSAKTSVELVVFGEEPRPAYDRVHLTSWFEGKTGDELLMASAEWYAQQGIRLHLADPVTAIDREQKTVHTHSGIVETYDYLVLATGSAAFVPPIPGVEKKGVFLYRTIEDLEMMKAYAPHARTGAVIGGGLLGLEAAKALLDLGMTNIHVVEFAPRLMPRQIDDKGSLLLQEKLAQLGLKVLTSKNTKKITGEDAISGLQFTDDTFLKTDMLVISAGIKPRDELAKAAGLETGPRGGIVVNDQLQTSDPSVYAIGECALYQNMIYGLVAPGYEMAEVVAAHLTNEIKAFTGFDMSTRLKLVGVEVASFGDPFSPAGNCHSIVFEDRLKGIYKRIDITPDGQQLLGGILIGEASAYNMLLQTVKNKLTLPADPATLLMGPAKEGAPAGAGVDALPDDALICSCESVSKGAICEAVSAGHESFDDIKKCTKAGTCCGGCAPMVKDIITATLKSQGKYIRSVICEHFTYSRQEMLDLIRVKSLRSFDEVLDHYGQGDGCETCKPVIASILASLWNDMILAKGNDTAQDSNDRYLANIQKGGTYSVVPRIPGGEITPEKLIAIGEVAQKYNLYTKITGGQRIDLFGAHLGDLPLIWKELIDAGFESGHAYGKALRTVKSCVGSTWCRFGLHDSVSYAIRIEERYRGLRAPHKIKSAVSGCIRECAEAQSKDFGIIATEKGWNLYVCGNGGSKPQHAVLLAADLDSETCIRYIDRFLMFYIKTADPLTRTATWLNKLDGGIDYLRNVVVKDSLGIGAQLEAEMQALVDSYKCEWREVVENPELRRRFSHFINSPEEKDPTVKFETLRNQKKAAEWK comes from the coding sequence ATGAAAATCGTGGTTATCGGAAACGGCATGGTCGGATACAAGTTCTGTGAGAAAATGCTCGCCAAATCCGCGAAAACGTCTGTTGAACTGGTCGTATTCGGTGAAGAGCCTCGTCCGGCCTATGATCGTGTACATCTCACCTCCTGGTTCGAGGGTAAAACAGGGGACGAGCTTTTAATGGCCAGCGCTGAATGGTATGCGCAACAAGGCATCCGGCTGCATCTTGCCGATCCGGTAACGGCCATCGACCGGGAACAGAAAACGGTGCACACCCATAGCGGCATCGTGGAAACATACGACTACCTCGTACTGGCCACCGGATCGGCAGCCTTTGTGCCTCCCATCCCGGGCGTGGAGAAAAAAGGCGTCTTCCTCTACCGCACCATAGAAGACCTGGAAATGATGAAGGCTTATGCGCCGCATGCGCGCACAGGAGCCGTCATCGGCGGCGGCCTGCTGGGCCTCGAAGCAGCCAAAGCCCTGCTGGACCTGGGCATGACGAACATCCATGTCGTAGAGTTCGCCCCCCGGCTGATGCCCCGCCAGATAGACGATAAAGGTTCCCTGTTACTGCAGGAGAAACTGGCACAGCTGGGACTGAAAGTACTGACCAGCAAAAACACCAAAAAGATAACCGGGGAAGATGCTATCAGCGGCCTGCAGTTCACAGACGACACCTTCCTGAAAACAGACATGCTGGTGATATCGGCAGGCATCAAACCCAGGGATGAACTGGCAAAAGCGGCCGGCCTCGAAACAGGTCCCCGTGGCGGCATCGTGGTCAACGACCAGCTACAGACCTCCGACCCATCTGTTTACGCCATCGGCGAATGCGCCCTGTATCAAAATATGATCTATGGCCTGGTAGCGCCGGGTTATGAAATGGCGGAAGTGGTAGCGGCACACCTCACCAACGAAATAAAGGCCTTCACCGGGTTTGACATGAGCACCCGCCTGAAGCTCGTCGGCGTAGAAGTGGCCAGCTTCGGCGACCCCTTTTCCCCTGCCGGCAACTGCCACAGCATCGTATTTGAAGACCGGCTGAAAGGCATCTACAAACGTATCGATATCACGCCCGACGGGCAGCAGCTGCTGGGCGGCATCTTAATCGGAGAAGCCAGCGCGTATAATATGCTGTTGCAGACCGTGAAAAATAAACTGACCCTGCCTGCGGACCCCGCCACATTACTGATGGGGCCTGCGAAAGAAGGCGCGCCTGCCGGCGCCGGCGTGGACGCCCTGCCGGACGATGCGCTTATCTGCAGCTGTGAAAGCGTAAGTAAAGGTGCCATCTGCGAGGCGGTGTCGGCAGGACATGAATCATTCGATGATATTAAAAAATGCACCAAAGCCGGCACCTGCTGCGGCGGATGCGCCCCCATGGTAAAAGATATCATCACTGCCACCCTTAAATCACAGGGCAAATACATCCGCAGCGTGATTTGCGAACACTTTACCTATTCCCGGCAGGAAATGCTGGACCTTATCCGCGTAAAATCACTCCGCTCCTTTGATGAAGTGCTGGACCACTACGGTCAGGGCGATGGTTGCGAAACCTGCAAACCGGTAATAGCTTCCATCCTGGCCAGCCTGTGGAACGACATGATCCTCGCCAAAGGAAATGATACTGCACAGGATTCCAACGACCGCTACCTGGCCAATATCCAGAAAGGCGGCACCTATTCTGTTGTACCGCGTATCCCCGGCGGGGAAATTACCCCGGAGAAACTGATCGCTATCGGCGAGGTAGCACAGAAATACAACCTCTACACAAAAATTACCGGCGGGCAGCGCATCGACCTGTTCGGCGCACACCTCGGCGACCTGCCGCTGATATGGAAAGAACTGATCGACGCCGGTTTTGAAAGCGGCCATGCCTACGGCAAAGCGCTGCGCACCGTCAAAAGCTGCGTCGGTTCCACCTGGTGCCGCTTCGGGCTGCATGACAGCGTGAGCTACGCCATCCGTATCGAAGAACGTTACCGTGGCCTCCGCGCGCCACATAAAATCAAATCGGCCGTCTCCGGCTGTATCCGCGAATGTGCGGAAGCGCAGTCCAAAGACTTCGGCATCATCGCTACCGAAAAAGGCTGGAACCTGTACGTCTGCGGCAACGGCGGCTCCAAACCGCAACACGCGGTACTGCTGGCGGCGGACCTGGACAGCGAAACCTGTATCCGCTACATCGACCGTTTCCTGATGTTCTACATCAAAACCGCCGATCCGCTCACCCGCACCGCCACCTGGCTGAACAAACTGGACGGCGGCATCGACTACCTCCGCAACGTAGTGGTAAAGGACAGCCTCGGTATCGGCGCCCAGCTGGAAGCTGAAATGCAGGCGCTGGTGGACAGCTACAAATGCGAATGGCGGGAAGTGGTGGAAAACCCGGAACTGCGCCGGCGCTTCTCCCACTTCATCAACTCCCCGGAGGAAAAAGACCCTACTGTAAAATTTGAAACCCTGCGTAACCAGAAGAAAGCCGCAGAGTGGAAATAA
- the nirD gene encoding nitrite reductase small subunit NirD, with protein MSISSTTIHWFLACKASDVPHNGGVCVKYGEEQIALFYFARKNQWYATQNLCPHRKQMALSRGMTGTVKDEPKVACPFHKKTFSLLDGRCLSDEAECSLTVYPVRVTDGLVYIGVSEDTAMVVV; from the coding sequence ATGTCTATCTCATCAACAACGATTCACTGGTTCCTGGCTTGTAAAGCGTCGGACGTGCCACACAACGGAGGCGTGTGCGTAAAATACGGAGAAGAGCAAATTGCGTTGTTTTATTTCGCCCGGAAGAACCAGTGGTACGCCACACAAAACCTGTGCCCACATCGTAAACAGATGGCGCTGAGCCGCGGTATGACCGGCACGGTAAAAGATGAGCCGAAAGTAGCCTGTCCCTTTCACAAAAAAACATTCTCCCTGCTCGACGGGCGCTGCCTGTCCGATGAGGCGGAATGTTCGCTGACCGTTTACCCGGTACGCGTTACAGACGGACTGGTATATATCGGCGTCAGTGAAGATACTGCAATGGTAGTTGTATAA